From Amycolatopsis sp. YIM 10, the proteins below share one genomic window:
- a CDS encoding TIGR03084 family metal-binding protein: MKDFQQVIADLTAEAEEFDRLVAELPDADWARATPAPGWSIKHQVGHLAFIFKIAGLAAAEPAVFNAITSKIGPNGFEAAVNGALEEYIHDPAESVLTRWRAERDTGIKALAAVPADQVVPWLVNPLPPAVLACAGMMELFGHGQDIADTLGVERVKTDRIANLVGFAVRTWNFGYQARNLPEPDVQFRFELTSPSGALWAFGPAESEERITGDAWDFCLLVTRRRHRADLDLTATGAEADRWLDLAQAYRGPAGEGRQPGQFS; encoded by the coding sequence GTGAAGGACTTCCAGCAGGTGATCGCCGATCTGACCGCCGAAGCTGAAGAGTTCGACCGGCTGGTGGCGGAACTCCCCGATGCCGACTGGGCCAGGGCCACCCCGGCACCGGGCTGGAGCATCAAGCACCAGGTCGGGCACCTGGCGTTCATCTTCAAGATCGCCGGACTGGCCGCCGCCGAGCCCGCCGTGTTCAACGCGATCACGTCGAAGATCGGCCCGAACGGCTTCGAGGCCGCGGTCAACGGCGCGCTCGAGGAGTACATCCACGATCCCGCCGAGTCGGTGCTCACCCGCTGGCGGGCCGAGCGCGACACCGGTATCAAGGCGCTCGCCGCGGTGCCCGCCGACCAGGTGGTGCCGTGGCTGGTCAACCCGCTGCCGCCGGCCGTGCTGGCCTGCGCGGGCATGATGGAGTTGTTCGGCCACGGCCAGGACATCGCCGACACGCTCGGTGTCGAGCGGGTGAAGACCGACCGCATCGCCAACCTCGTCGGCTTCGCCGTGCGCACCTGGAACTTCGGTTACCAGGCGCGGAACCTGCCCGAGCCCGACGTCCAGTTCCGGTTCGAGCTGACCTCGCCCTCCGGTGCGCTGTGGGCGTTCGGCCCGGCCGAGTCCGAGGAGCGGATCACCGGTGACGCGTGGGACTTCTGCCTGCTGGTCACCCGTCGCCGCCACCGCGCCGACCTGGACCTGACCGCCACCGGCGCCGAGGCCGACCGCTGGCTCGACCTCGCGCAGGCCTATCGCGGCCCGGCGGGTGAGGGACGGCAGCCGGGTCAGTTCTCATGA